From a region of the Campylobacter sp. genome:
- the wecC gene encoding UDP-N-acetyl-D-mannosamine dehydrogenase produces MVKKVCILGLGYIGLPTAALLANRGYKIHGVDVVQSVVDTINQGKIHIVEPELDVFVKKAVQSGNLKADVKPDFADIFIIAVPTPFRDGYVPNIDYVISAAKSIIPYVKDDNMVVLESTSPIGTTEKIGEILKNGGVDISKIYIAHCPERVLPGKILKELTQNDRIVGGTTKIATKKIAEFYKEFVSGSVLQTDSKTAEMSKLTENSFRDVNIAFANELSILCDKFGINVWELISLANRHPRVNILNPGCGVGGHCIAVDPWFIVHAGGYEARLIKSAREVNDHKAEWSIEKIKNAALKFELQNGRKPKVACMGLAFKPDIDDLRESPALNITRRLIADGVDVVAVEPNIKAHKDFEIVDYKKAIEISDIIVFLVGHKEFKGLKIEKEVLDFCGICK; encoded by the coding sequence ATTGTGAAAAAAGTTTGCATCTTAGGTCTTGGATATATAGGGCTGCCGACAGCAGCACTTTTGGCAAATAGGGGCTATAAAATCCATGGCGTTGATGTAGTGCAGAGCGTCGTAGATACGATCAATCAGGGTAAAATTCATATCGTCGAGCCGGAACTTGACGTATTTGTTAAAAAAGCAGTGCAGAGCGGAAATTTAAAAGCAGACGTTAAGCCTGATTTCGCAGACATTTTTATCATAGCCGTTCCGACGCCGTTTCGAGACGGATACGTGCCAAATATCGACTACGTCATAAGTGCGGCAAAATCTATAATACCATACGTAAAAGACGATAATATGGTAGTTTTAGAATCCACTTCGCCGATAGGTACTACCGAAAAGATAGGCGAAATTTTAAAAAATGGCGGTGTTGATATTTCTAAAATTTATATCGCTCATTGCCCGGAGAGAGTTTTGCCAGGTAAAATTTTAAAAGAGCTTACGCAAAACGATAGAATCGTGGGTGGAACTACAAAAATTGCTACTAAAAAGATAGCGGAATTTTATAAAGAATTCGTTAGTGGTAGCGTTTTGCAGACGGATTCTAAGACTGCAGAGATGTCAAAGCTTACAGAGAATTCTTTCCGCGACGTAAACATAGCCTTTGCAAACGAACTTAGCATTTTGTGCGATAAATTCGGCATCAATGTTTGGGAGCTTATCTCGCTAGCAAATCGCCATCCGCGAGTTAATATTTTAAACCCGGGCTGCGGCGTAGGCGGGCACTGCATAGCGGTCGATCCGTGGTTTATCGTCCATGCGGGCGGCTACGAAGCGAGGTTGATCAAATCCGCAAGAGAGGTCAATGATCACAAAGCCGAGTGGAGCATAGAAAAGATCAAAAACGCCGCTTTGAAATTTGAGCTGCAAAACGGCAGAAAGCCTAAAGTCGCGTGCATGGGGCTTGCTTTTAAGCCCGATATCGACGATTTGCGAGAGTCGCCTGCGCTAAATATAACTAGACGTCTGATCGCAGACGGCGTCGATGTAGTCGCTGTGGAGCCCAATATCAAGGCTCATAAAGATTTTGAGATAGTGGATTATAAAAAGGCTATTGAAATTTCGGATATTATCGTATTTTTGGTCGGACATAAGGAATTTAAAGGGCTAAAAATAGAAAAAGAAGTTTTGGATTTTTGCGGAATTTGTAAATGA